AGATGGCCGGATCTTAACCCTGATGAATGATTCCGGTTATGAAATGGTAATCAAACATGAAGATGCCGGAAGTTTGGTGACCAACCAGATCATCACAGGTACATTAGGTGAAATTATCGTTCCGGCGCAATCATTAATTACTTTTGTTTACGACCCAGTGTTGACCAAATGGCGGGTGACTTCAGTAAGTTCTTCTTCTCCCGGTGACGGAGTATGGCAAATCAATGGAAATGCCGGGACTAATTCCGGCCATTTTATTGGTACTACTGACGCCCAACCGCTTCGGTTCAGGGTTGATGACGAACATGCAGGAGCCATTAGTTTGAATGCATCTGTTTCTCTGGGCTTACACGCTTTGGAAAATAATACATCCGGCACGAGCAACTCTGCTTTTGGGGAATATTCACTTTTTTCAAACACCACAGGATTTGGCAATACAGCGTTGGGATATCTCAGCCTTGCCAATAATACGTCCGGTAATGAAAATATTGGTGTTGGGAATCAGGCTTTATATAATAATACCACAGGTTTTAATAATATTGCTTTAGGTACATCTGCACTGTATTTGAATACCGAAGGTTACAATAACATTGCAACCGGTTACAATGCACTTCTTTCTAATACAACCGGGCACTCAAATATTGCAACCGGATATAATGCGCTGTACGATAATACAACAGGAATATATAATACTGCCACAGGCATATCTGCTTTAGAAAATAATACAACGGGATACCATAATGTTGCTTGCGGTCCTTTTTCCCTTTATTCAAATACAACGGGAAATGACAATGTTGCTATTGGAGTATATACACTTACAACTAATACTACAGGTGTTGATAATACCGCAACCGGAAATTCGGCACTCAGATTTAATACAATAGGGAGTGCCAACGTTGCAACCGGAAATTATTCACTTTATTCAAATACAGTTGGGAATTATAACGTGGCTGCCGGATATGAATCACTTTATTCAAATACTTCAGGTTCCCATAACACAGCAAGTGGTTGGAAGACCCTTTATAGCAATACTTCAGGAAATTGGAATACAGCTGTCGGAAGGTCAGCACTTTTCGCAAACACAACGGGTAATTATAATTGTGCCATTGGTTATCAGGCACTGGTTTCGAATACGACGGGTACTGGCAATATTGCAAATGGTAGCGGAGCACTTTATTCCAATACAACAGGATGGCATAATATTGCTTTAGGGAGTTCCGCACTTGGTTCTAATACAAATGGTTCAGACAATTTCGCTGCAGGAGATCAAACACTTTATTCCAATACAACCGGGCAAAGAAACATTGCTGCCGGACATCAAGCACTTTATTCCAATACGCTCGGGAGTAACAATATTGCCCTTGGGTTTAGGTCACTTTATTCCAATACAACCGGGAATTCCAATACAGCAATTAGCTATGAGTCAATGATGAATAATACAACCGGCAACAATAATGTTGCCCAAGGTTCAGAAGCATTAAAATTCAATACCTTAGGAAGTTTTAACATTGCAATAGGCAAAAGTGTATTGCAAAACAACACGACAGGTATTTACAACGTAGGTGTTGGAACCAATGCATTAATATTAAACACCACTGGTTCCTTTAGTAGTTGTTTTGGCTATAATGCTTATCCTGTTACAAATGACTCCATTGCAAATTATACAGGAATCGGTTTTGGTGTAGGCACTGTAAACAGCACATCAAATATGGTAGAAATAGGAAATGCAAGTGTAAGTGTCATCAGGGGTCAGGTAAATTTTACGACCTACAGTGATCGCCGGATCAAAAAAAACATACAGGAGAATGTTCCGGGACTGGAATTTATAAATAAGTTGAAGCCGGTCACCTACTACCTGGATTTACATCAACAAAATGCCATGATGTACGGCACTGAAAAACCCGACACTTTGGATTGGGAAGGTAAATATGATCTGGAGAAAGTATTGATGACAGGATTTATTGCTCAGGATGTGGAGGAGGCTGCCAGGGAAGTTAATTATGATTTTAACGGTGTATCCAAGCCGAAAAGTGAAAACGATTTATACGGTGTACAGTATGCAAGTTTTGTAGTTCCGTTGGTCAAAGCGGTGCAGGAACAACAGGACATGATTAAAATTTTGCAGCAACAAAACGAAGCTTTAAAAAACCAAAATGAGGAATTGAAGACAAACAATCATATTATAGATGCCCGGCTTGAAAAGATAGAGCTATTGTTGTCAACTATTTCTTCGAATAAATAAAAGAATTTATAAAAACTCAGTTTCCCGGAAAGGATCATAACTTTTAATCACCAAAACGTATGAAATATTTTTATATCCTTTTATTATTTTCTTCGACAACGCTGTGCGCCCAAAATGTTGGTGTCAATACAACGGTTCCTATGTCAACATTGGATGTAGATGGTGATTTGGCCTTGCGTATTACAGCACTGGTCTGTATAAATGGAGATAATCATGATGTGGATCTATCAACGATTAAAAAGTCAATCTATAAAATATCAGGCCCTGTAGGAGCTTTTTCTCTCACAGGACTATCCGGAGGTGTCGATGGACGGTTAATAACGTTGATAAATGATTCTGGTTTTGAAATGGGAATCAAAAATCAGGATGCCGGTAGTATACCGGTAAACCGGATCATAACCGGTACATCCAATGAAATCATTGTTCCGTCACAATCTGTAATCACCTTGGTTTATGACCTCGTTTTGACCCATTGGCGGGTGATGTCTGTAAGTTCAACTGCTAGTGGCGACGGAGCATGGCAAATCAATGGAAATGCCGGGACTAATTCCGGCCATTTTATTGGTACTACGAATGCCCAACCGCTTCGGTTCAAAGTTGGTGACGAACACGCAGGAGCCATCAGTTTGAATGCTTCTGTTTCTTTGGGCGTGCATTCATTGGAAAATAATACATCAGGAACTCTGAATTCTGCTTTCGGGGAATATTCGCTTTTTTCAAACACCACCGGATTTGGCAACACGGCGGTGGGAAATGTTAGCCTTGCCAATAATACTTCAGGCATTGAAAATGTGGGCGTTGGAAATCAGGCATTGTTTAATAATACCATAGGATTTAATAATACCGCTGTTGGATCTTCAGCGTTGTATCAAAATACCGAAGGTAATAATAATATTGCAATAGGTTACAATGCCTTAGTTTCAAATACAACAGGGTCTTCCAATATTGCGACAGGATACAATGCATTGTCCGATAATTCTTCCGGAGAATTTAATATTGCCACAGGTGTATCATCATTAAAAAATAATACTACCGGTTCTTATAATTTTGCTTACGGACCTTATTCCCTTTATTCCAATACAACGGGTATTATTAACATAGCAATTGGGCATGAGTCACTTTACAGCAATACAACGGGAAGTTATAATATATCAAATGGACACCAATCTCTTTATTCCAATACAACAGGAAATAGTAATATTGCCAGTGGATTCCTGGCTCTTTATGCCAACACAATCGGAGAAGGTAATATTGCTGCCGGAACTTCAGCCCTTTCATCCAATACGACAGGTAACTATAATATAGCTTTTGGAAGTTACGCATTGGATGATAATCTGACAGGTTCAGAAAATCTTGCACTAGGGCTGTATTGCCTTTCCAAAAATACAACAGGATCAAACAACTTTGCATCCGGATCTCAGTCTCTTTTTAATAATACCACCGGTTCTCATAATATTGCATCAGGACTTGCTGCCCTTTTTGCAAATACTATCGGTGAACATAATATTGCCTTGGGAGAGGTTTCCTTAACGAATAATGTAACAGGAAGTTCAAATATTGCAATCGGAACAAAGGCACTTTATTCCAACACTATCGGTGAAAACAATATAGCAACGGGTAAGGAAGCATTATATAACAATACCTCAGCAGACGGAAATATTGCGTTTGGGACTCAATCACTTTATTCAAATACAACAGGCCAAAATAATATAGCCACCGGGTTTCGTTCTTTATACTCAAATACAACCGGAATTGATAATATAGCAAGTGGATATCAGTCTCTTTACACAAATACAACCGGAAACTCGAACATTGCAATCGGAATTTTAGCTTTGAAGGAGAATACTACAGGAAATAATAATGTAGCTGTTGGCCAGGAAGTTTTGTATAATAATACTACCGGATTCAATAACATCGGCGTCGGGCCTCTTGCACTACGTGCCAATACCACAGGAAATTTAAACATTGGAATCGGATCATTAGCACTTTACAACAATACAACAGGAAGTAATAATATTGGCTATGGAACCAATGCATTGTATTCGAATACAACAGGCACCGAAAATATTGCAACAGGAATACAAGCACTTTATAATAATACAATAGGAACAAGTAATATTGCTGCAGGAAATCTCGCTCTCTATAATAATACATCAGGAAATCAAAATGTTGCTTGTGGAGTACAGACTCTTTATGAGAATACTACAGGAAGTAGTAATGCAGCATTCGGATCCTTTGCGCTGAGAGATAATACAACAGGGATATTTAACAATGCCATGGGTGGTTCTGCACTTATCACGAATACTACCGGAAGTTTCAATGTGGCTATCGGTGGAATTTCTCTTTTGGATAATACAACAGGTAGTTATAATACTGCAACAGGCTGGAATACCTTAGCAAATAATATAACAGGTGATGGCAATGTAGCTTTTGGAAATGCCGCTTTGGTCCTGAATACAACTGGTGATTACAATATTGCTGCCGGTTGGGAACCATTGGGAGATAATACGACAGGAAATTTTAATATAGCTATTGGATATGAAAGTTTATCAAGAAATTTTACCGCTTCCAGTAATATAGGCATGGGATATAAGACTTTGTATTATAATGCAATTGGTACTGAAAATGTGGCTGTTGGCACTCAATCATTGCTTAATAATTTGGGTAACTATAATGTGGGAATTGGTGCTAATGCATTGACTAATAACACTACCGGAAATTATAATACTTGTTTGGGATACAACGCTTATCCGATCGGTGCAATATTGGATAATTACTCAGGTATTGGATTTAACGTCGGCACCGGAGCCAGCGGTTCCAATATGGTGGAAATTGGAAACACCAGTGTAGGAACAATCAGGGGACAGGTAAACTTTTCCACATATAGCGATCGTCGCATCAAAAAAAGTATTCAACAAAACGTCCCGGGATTGGAATTTATCAACAAGCTCAAACCTGTTACTTATTATCTGGATATACATCAACAAATTGTCATGATGTACGGAAATGAAAAACCTGATACATTGGATTGGGAAGGTAAATACGATCTGGAAAAAGTATTGATGTCGGGTTTTATAGCACAGGATGTGGAAGAAGCTGCCAACGAAGTAGGTTATAATTTTAATGGCGTTTCAAAGCCTAAAAATGAAAATGATTTATACAGTGTACAATATGCAAGTTTTGTAGTTCCATTGGTCAAAGCAGTGCAGGAGCAACAAGTAATTATTGAACATCTGCAAAAGCAAAATGAAGAACTTAAAGCAAAAAATGAAGGTCTTGAAGCCAGGCTTTTAAAAATAGAACAACTCTTATCCGTAATTACAGTAAACAAATAGATCTTATTTTACATCAGGGAATATGTTCAATAATGTAAGTAAAAACCAAATCGTATGAAAATCTTTTTTTATCTTTTTTTAATGCTAGCCATACAAAAAGGGTACGGTCAAAGCAGCATTTTATCTTCTGGGGGTAATGCTTCAGGACCCGGAGGTACAGTGAGTTATTCCATCGGTCAGGTGGTTTATTCTACTGCATCCGGGACAGGAGGTTCTTTGCAACAAGGAGTACAGCAAGCGTTTGACATTTCTACTTCAACCGGTGATGAATTTGCGAGTATCAGTTTGCTGGTAAAGGTATATCCCAATCCGACAACATCGCATGTGTATTTGAAAATCGAAGATAATGGGGAGTCGATCATTCAGGATTTGATTTATCAACTGACAGACTTAAATGGAAGAGAAATATACTACGAAAAAATAACAGCATCAGAAACACGCCTAAGTATGGAAAACTTAGCTTCTTCCATTTACTTTCTGAATGTAACCAACGAAAACAACATCATAAAATCTTTTAAAATCATAAAAAAATGAAAATCATGAAAATCCAAATTCAACAAATGGTAAAAATAATTTTGTTGTTTGCGGCAATAATTACTTTGAACACTGCTGAGGCTCAGGCACCGCAAAAAATGAGCTATCAGGCCGTTATTCGCAACAGCAGCAATGTACTTTTAACCAATCAGGCTGTTGGAATTCGGGTAAGTGTATTACGCGGGTCAGCATCCGGAACTGAGGTATATCAAGAAATTTTTAATCCCAACCCTGTCACGAACACCAATGGATTAGTAAGTCTTGAAATTGGGACCGGCATACCATTATTGGGTACTTTTGCCGGCATCGATTGGGCAAATGGACCATATTTTGTAAAAACCGAAACCGATCCTACAGGAGGAACCAATTATAATATAGCAGGTACCAGCCCATTGAATAGTGTACCTTATGCTTTGTTTAGCGCCAACAGTGGGGGGAGTGCCGGCTGGGGACTTTCAGGCAACTCAGGTACAAACCCCGCTACAAACTTTATAGGAACAACTGACCCGGAGGATGTAATATTAAAACGAAACAATATTATAGCTGGTAGATTGGGAAACTTTAACACATCTTTTGGAGTAAACACACTTAATCCGGCTACCACTGGAAATAATAATACGGCTATGGGTGTGGAGGCACTTAATGCAAACACCACAGGGGAAAGTAACACTGCCATTGGTGTAAATGCCCTAAATATCAACACAACAGGAAACGAAAACACTGCTATTGGAGTGAGCGCTTTATCTTCCAATACCACCGGATTTTTTAATACTGCAACCGGAGTAAATGCCCTGAGTTCTAATATTTCAGGAGATAGAAATACAGCGAACGGTCTTAATACACTTAAATACAACACCACAGGGTATGAAAATACAGCAGTTGGATTTAATGCTCTTTTATCCAATATTGAAGGATATTCCAACACAGCCACAGGTAATAGTGCTCTTTTATCCAATACATTTGGTATTTTTAATACGGCCATAGGGTTTAAATCCCTTGAAGCCAACACTACGGGAAGTTATAACGTAGCGAATGGGGTAAGAGCACTATATTACAACACCACAGGACTGCAAAATACCGCCAATGGATACCAGTCACTTTATTGGAATACTGAGGGGCATGCCAATACAGCTAATGGAGTAGAAGCCCTTTATTCCAATACCACCGGTAATGAAAATACTGCATCTGGCGCATCTGCACTTCGTGAAAATACCACTGGAATCTTCAATACAGCCACGGGATCACAATCACTTTTTGCAAACACCACCGGAAGTTTTAATACAGCGCATGGACACAAAGCACTATTGAGTAACACAGTTGGGTATTCCAATTCTGCTATAGGAGTAAATTCAATGCTTAACAACACCGCAGGTCATGAAAATACTGCCATCGGACTCAATGCACTATATTCAAATATAACCGGAAATGAGAATACGGCTACAGGAGTTTCTGCTCTTGGAAATAACACTTTCGGAAGTTCAAATACAGCTAATGGATTTGAATCACTTTTTTCTA
The genomic region above belongs to Saprospiraceae bacterium and contains:
- a CDS encoding T9SS type A sorting domain-containing protein, giving the protein MKIFFYLFLMLAIQKGYGQSSILSSGGNASGPGGTVSYSIGQVVYSTASGTGGSLQQGVQQAFDISTSTGDEFASISLLVKVYPNPTTSHVYLKIEDNGESIIQDLIYQLTDLNGREIYYEKITASETRLSMENLASSIYFLNVTNENNIIKSFKIIKK
- a CDS encoding tail fiber domain-containing protein — protein: MKYLNFLLLLLLVNGLFAQNVGVNTDSPEASLDIDGDLALRVAALTLVGGPNHDVDVTTIKKTIYKITGPIVTFDITGLTGGVDGRILTLMNDSGYEMVIKHEDAGSLVTNQIITGTLGEIIVPAQSLITFVYDPVLTKWRVTSVSSSSPGDGVWQINGNAGTNSGHFIGTTDAQPLRFRVDDEHAGAISLNASVSLGLHALENNTSGTSNSAFGEYSLFSNTTGFGNTALGYLSLANNTSGNENIGVGNQALYNNTTGFNNIALGTSALYLNTEGYNNIATGYNALLSNTTGHSNIATGYNALYDNTTGIYNTATGISALENNTTGYHNVACGPFSLYSNTTGNDNVAIGVYTLTTNTTGVDNTATGNSALRFNTIGSANVATGNYSLYSNTVGNYNVAAGYESLYSNTSGSHNTASGWKTLYSNTSGNWNTAVGRSALFANTTGNYNCAIGYQALVSNTTGTGNIANGSGALYSNTTGWHNIALGSSALGSNTNGSDNFAAGDQTLYSNTTGQRNIAAGHQALYSNTLGSNNIALGFRSLYSNTTGNSNTAISYESMMNNTTGNNNVAQGSEALKFNTLGSFNIAIGKSVLQNNTTGIYNVGVGTNALILNTTGSFSSCFGYNAYPVTNDSIANYTGIGFGVGTVNSTSNMVEIGNASVSVIRGQVNFTTYSDRRIKKNIQENVPGLEFINKLKPVTYYLDLHQQNAMMYGTEKPDTLDWEGKYDLEKVLMTGFIAQDVEEAAREVNYDFNGVSKPKSENDLYGVQYASFVVPLVKAVQEQQDMIKILQQQNEALKNQNEELKTNNHIIDARLEKIELLLSTISSNK
- a CDS encoding tail fiber domain-containing protein, with product MKYFYILLLFSSTTLCAQNVGVNTTVPMSTLDVDGDLALRITALVCINGDNHDVDLSTIKKSIYKISGPVGAFSLTGLSGGVDGRLITLINDSGFEMGIKNQDAGSIPVNRIITGTSNEIIVPSQSVITLVYDLVLTHWRVMSVSSTASGDGAWQINGNAGTNSGHFIGTTNAQPLRFKVGDEHAGAISLNASVSLGVHSLENNTSGTLNSAFGEYSLFSNTTGFGNTAVGNVSLANNTSGIENVGVGNQALFNNTIGFNNTAVGSSALYQNTEGNNNIAIGYNALVSNTTGSSNIATGYNALSDNSSGEFNIATGVSSLKNNTTGSYNFAYGPYSLYSNTTGIINIAIGHESLYSNTTGSYNISNGHQSLYSNTTGNSNIASGFLALYANTIGEGNIAAGTSALSSNTTGNYNIAFGSYALDDNLTGSENLALGLYCLSKNTTGSNNFASGSQSLFNNTTGSHNIASGLAALFANTIGEHNIALGEVSLTNNVTGSSNIAIGTKALYSNTIGENNIATGKEALYNNTSADGNIAFGTQSLYSNTTGQNNIATGFRSLYSNTTGIDNIASGYQSLYTNTTGNSNIAIGILALKENTTGNNNVAVGQEVLYNNTTGFNNIGVGPLALRANTTGNLNIGIGSLALYNNTTGSNNIGYGTNALYSNTTGTENIATGIQALYNNTIGTSNIAAGNLALYNNTSGNQNVACGVQTLYENTTGSSNAAFGSFALRDNTTGIFNNAMGGSALITNTTGSFNVAIGGISLLDNTTGSYNTATGWNTLANNITGDGNVAFGNAALVLNTTGDYNIAAGWEPLGDNTTGNFNIAIGYESLSRNFTASSNIGMGYKTLYYNAIGTENVAVGTQSLLNNLGNYNVGIGANALTNNTTGNYNTCLGYNAYPIGAILDNYSGIGFNVGTGASGSNMVEIGNTSVGTIRGQVNFSTYSDRRIKKSIQQNVPGLEFINKLKPVTYYLDIHQQIVMMYGNEKPDTLDWEGKYDLEKVLMSGFIAQDVEEAANEVGYNFNGVSKPKNENDLYSVQYASFVVPLVKAVQEQQVIIEHLQKQNEELKAKNEGLEARLLKIEQLLSVITVNK
- a CDS encoding tail fiber domain-containing protein, which encodes MKIQIQQMVKIILLFAAIITLNTAEAQAPQKMSYQAVIRNSSNVLLTNQAVGIRVSVLRGSASGTEVYQEIFNPNPVTNTNGLVSLEIGTGIPLLGTFAGIDWANGPYFVKTETDPTGGTNYNIAGTSPLNSVPYALFSANSGGSAGWGLSGNSGTNPATNFIGTTDPEDVILKRNNIIAGRLGNFNTSFGVNTLNPATTGNNNTAMGVEALNANTTGESNTAIGVNALNINTTGNENTAIGVSALSSNTTGFFNTATGVNALSSNISGDRNTANGLNTLKYNTTGYENTAVGFNALLSNIEGYSNTATGNSALLSNTFGIFNTAIGFKSLEANTTGSYNVANGVRALYYNTTGLQNTANGYQSLYWNTEGHANTANGVEALYSNTTGNENTASGASALRENTTGIFNTATGSQSLFANTTGSFNTAHGHKALLSNTVGYSNSAIGVNSMLNNTAGHENTAIGLNALYSNITGNENTATGVSALGNNTFGSSNTANGFESLFSNTSGLSNTAIGLKSLYSNTTGSFNTAIGLNSLLSNTVGSSNTASGLNALRNNTTGNDNTANGVAALLSNTTGIRNTANGVSALRANTIGADNTAVGMNALLSNTTGIQNTTIGVSSLGNTTSGSNNTANGFQSLLTNTVGNLNTSVGVFALRENSTGNENTASGANALLSNTVGSLNTAMGVNSLRDNSNGLRNSAFGFQALSVITTGSNNTGVGHNAQVPNPSGDNQVRMGNGSVTYAGIQVPWTISSDLRWKTNIQKSNLGLDFIKELNPVFYTRKDVEIVDHKTRTLETTTSQQTEYGFIAQELESTLNKFGASHNGIISKDYEGMFGVRYNDLLAPMVKAIQEQQAIIENQDTEMKELKNQLTDLYKEMKAIKLLLKNNAADIKK